Below is a genomic region from Paludicola sp. MB14-C6.
TTTTCTTTTAAATCTCTAATTCCGTCCATATTGGAGTATTTAATTTCTTTAGGATAGTTCTCAACTTTAATAGTTTGTCCTTCAAAAATTTGTTCCGGAGAATATTTATCTTTATCTTCATTAATGAGTGTAGAATATAGATAGTTAAATACATCTTTCGTTGCTTGCTTATTTTGTTTTCCTTCAATAATACCAAATCCGGTTGTAGTATATGGAAGTCCTTCACTAAACTGAATCAATTCTAAATTGACGCCGTCGTTTATTTCTTTTACTGCTTGAAGTGTTAAGCCTAAGCCAATGCCGATTTCACCGGAAACGAGTAGCTTAACAGGTCCGGAGCCTGATGAAGTAAATTGAAGAACGTTTTTTGATAAAGAATCAAAATATTGGAATGCTTTTTCTTCGCCCATTGCGTTAACAATAGATTTTAAAAAGATATATCCTGTTCCGGAAGCCTTTGGATTTGGCATAGCAATTAAATCTTTGTATTTTGGATCTAATAAATCATTGTAGCTTTTAGGAACAGGTAAGCCCTTTTCTTGCAAAACTTTTTTGTTTATAACAATAGTACCGCTATAACGTTCCCAAATTGCATATTTGTCACTGCTGATTTTCATTTCATTAATGTATTTTGCGTTATCGTAAGAATCAAGTTTCGCAAAATTATCACTTAGCAGTTCCATATAGCCGCTTTCAAGTCCTAAAACGATATCACATTCAGTGCTTTTACCTTCACTCTTTAGCTTTGCAGCGTTATTACCTGTAGATTGATATTGTAAAGCAATATCATATTTAGGAAATTGTTCTTTTAATCTTTTTAGTATATATTCATTTCTAAAATCTTCTGCACTCGAATAGATAACAACCTTATTGTTTTTGTTACCTGAGCAGGCAGTAAAGGATAAAATGCAAGTTAGTATAAGTAAAATTGATAGTATTTTTTTCATGTCAAATAATTCTCCTTTGTTCAATTTATTTCATTTTAATAAAAAAAATGAACAAAGTCAATAGCAAAAAGATTGTTTTTTATACAAATTATGTTTTCTAATGAACCATATTTATCAAAAATACTGTTCAATTATAATGGTTTTGGGGAATACGTTTATGAAAGTGAAAATTGATAGCCCATCATTGATATCTATTTAAAAAAGTGATATAATGATTCTAATTGAAAATAATGATACATAATAAAGATAATTTAAATTACTTCAAAGAGAATTAACTTCTAAGAAGGGAAATCACAAATGAAAAATAATATAATTGTACCTGTTGGATATATGGGGTCAGGATCTTCTGCTATAACACATTTAGTATCTGAATTTAAAGGATATGAAGCCAAAGCAGGTATCTTTGAGTTCGTTTTTTTGCATTGCCCAAACGGGCTTTTTGATTTAGAAGACAAGCTCTTGGTGGGAAATACAACATTAAGAAGTGATGAAGCACTGCATAGCTTTTATAATACGATGAAGATGCTATATGATAAAAAGTATTGGTGGGTAGGTCATTATAAAGAAATAATCGGTGAAGATTTTTGGCCTGTAACACAAAACTTCATTGAAAGTTTAATTCAATGTAAACCGGATTATTTTTGGTATCCGCAAGAAAATGTGAACACTAGAATGTTTTTTAAGCTGATTTTGAACAAACTTGTTTCTATAGCTACGTTTAAAAAAATTCATCTAAAAAAGCCATTACTATATCCGGAGATTTGGCTTTCTTATGTAAAACCAGATGAGTTTTATGAAAAAGCAAAAGCTTATTTGAATCAAATATTTGATATGCTGGGTGTAGAGAAAAATCATATCATATTGGATCAATTATTACTACCGCAAAATATGCATAGAATTGATCATTATTTTGATTCTAATCTAAAAGCTTTTGTTGTTCAAAGAGATCCAAGAGATGTTTTTATTATCAACAAATATATTTGGCCGGCTCAAAATGAAATTGTTCCGTTCTCAACAGAAGTTGAAGATTTTTGTAGACAATATCGTTTAATGAGAGAGGCGGAACGAAGGACAGATAGTAAGAAAGTAATTTATTTAAAATTTGAAGATTTAGTTTATAATTATGATGAGTCTATAAAAGCAATTTTGAATTTTTTGGATTTATCGCCAGCAGATCATATTCGTAAAAAAGAGAAGTTTAAGCCCGAGATTTCTATTAACAATACGCAATTGTT
It encodes:
- a CDS encoding extracellular solute-binding protein; this encodes MKKILSILLILTCILSFTACSGNKNNKVVIYSSAEDFRNEYILKRLKEQFPKYDIALQYQSTGNNAAKLKSEGKSTECDIVLGLESGYMELLSDNFAKLDSYDNAKYINEMKISSDKYAIWERYSGTIVINKKVLQEKGLPVPKSYNDLLDPKYKDLIAMPNPKASGTGYIFLKSIVNAMGEEKAFQYFDSLSKNVLQFTSSGSGPVKLLVSGEIGIGLGLTLQAVKEINDGVNLELIQFSEGLPYTTTGFGIIEGKQNKQATKDVFNYLYSTLINEDKDKYSPEQIFEGQTIKVENYPKEIKYSNMDGIRDLKEKDRLLAKWKY
- a CDS encoding sulfotransferase, with amino-acid sequence MKNNIIVPVGYMGSGSSAITHLVSEFKGYEAKAGIFEFVFLHCPNGLFDLEDKLLVGNTTLRSDEALHSFYNTMKMLYDKKYWWVGHYKEIIGEDFWPVTQNFIESLIQCKPDYFWYPQENVNTRMFFKLILNKLVSIATFKKIHLKKPLLYPEIWLSYVKPDEFYEKAKAYLNQIFDMLGVEKNHIILDQLLLPQNMHRIDHYFDSNLKAFVVQRDPRDVFIINKYIWPAQNEIVPFSTEVEDFCRQYRLMREAERRTDSKKVIYLKFEDLVYNYDESIKAILNFLDLSPADHIRKKEKFKPEISINNTQLFRANPSYKREAEIIENMLPEYLYCFPYENHVNTETIF